The genomic segment TCCGCATCGTCTTCCGCCAGCGAGGCACCGGACGGCAAGGTCAAAAAAATCGTCGTCGGCACCGGCACGCAATTCCCGAAGGTGGCGTTCCTGGACGACAAAGGAAAGCTCACGGGGTTCGATGTCGAGCTCGTGAAGAAGATAGACGAGCGTCTGCCAGGTTATGAATTCGACCTTCAGACGATGGACTTCAGCAACCTGCTGCTGAGCCTGGAAACGAAAAAGATCGACTTCGTCGCGCACGAGATGGAAAAAAATCCGGAGCGCGAGCAAAAATACCTGTTCAACAAAGAGGCGTACGCGCATTGGCGCAATAAGATCATCGTGGCCAAGGACAACGATTCGATCAAATCCCTGGACGATCTCGTCGGCAAAAAGGTGCTTACGGGCGCGACGAGCGCAGAGGCGCAGATTCTCGAGAACTACAACAAAGATCACGACAAGAAGATCAATATCGTCTATCAGAACGGAGCGGCGAACGATACCGTCAGCCAAGTCGCGACCGGCCGCGTGGACGCGATCATCGGCGCCGACTTTACGCTCTCCCTCATCGATCCCGAGAGCAAGCTGAAGACGGTCGGAGACGATCTCAGCGAAGCCGACATCCTGTTCGTCTTCCGCAAGAACGAACCGGAATCGCAGCAGCTCGCCGACGACATCGATACGGCAATCAAGGAACTCAAGGCCGACGGCACGCTCGGCAGTCTCAGCAAAGAATGGCTGGGCCAGGACTTCACGGCCAACCTCTCCAAATAGCGTCAGAAAGGGTGAAAGCCGATGGGAACATCCGTTGATGTCTCCTACGTATTCGAGTATTTTGTCCGGCTGCTGCCTTCCGTGGGGATCACGCTGAAGATCGTGGTACTCTCGCTCCTGATCGGTTCGGCGGTCGGCATGCTCGTCGCCCTTCCCCGACTTTACCGGATTCCCGTGCTGCAGCGGCTGTCTCAGGTGTACGTTTCCTTTTTCCGGGGGACGCCGCTGCTCATCCAGCTGTTCCTGATCTATTACGGTCTGCCCGAGCTGCTGAAGCTGGTCCAGGTAGACGTCTCCCGGACGCCGGTGCTCGTATTCGTCGTCACCGCCTACGCCTTGCATAGCGGGGCCTTCATCTCGGAGGCGATCCGGGCGGCCGTAGGGGCCGTGGACCGCGGCCAGGTCGAGGCCGGCTATGCGATCGGTATGACCGGCTTTCAAGCGTTCCGCCGCGTCGTGCTGCCGCAGGCGATCGCCGTGGCGATGCCCGTGCTCGGCAATTTGATTATCGCCAACCTGAAGGATACGTCGCTGGCTTTTTCCCTCGGCATCATGGAGCTGACGGGCAAGGCGCAGACGCTGCCGACGATGTCCCAGCGTTTTTTCGAATCGTACCTGGCGCTTGCGCTCCTGTACTTCATCTTGAGTTTTATCCTTGAGAAGCTGCTCTTCCGGCTCGAGCGGCGGCTGCTCCGTCATGAAACCGCGGACGGCTCGTCCAGGTCGCGGGTTCGGGATCGTCGCGTGAAAGGCAAGGACGCCGGCGGCAGATTGAATCTGACCGAAGAGGGGGCGCTGCGATGAAGCTCGATCCGGCATTCATCTGGGAAGCCTTTATCAAGCTGCTGGCCGCGATTCCGACGACGCTCGAGATTACCGCCGTATCGGTCGGCTGCGGCTTTATTATCGGCATCGTCACCGCGCTCGCCCGCATTTACCGAATTCCCGTTCTTCGCGAGATCTCGTCCGCTTACGTCACATTCGTTCGCGGCACGCCGATGCTGACCCATCTGCTCATGGTCATGTTCGGCCTTCCCATCGCCATCGACGCGCTGTCCGGCGCGCTCGGACTCTCCTTCAGCTCCGTTCAAATCCCGATGATCGGCTTTGCGTACGTCGCATTCTCGCTTACGGCCGGTGCTTATATGTCGGAGGTCGTCCGTTCGGGCTTGCTCGCCGTGAACCGCGGCCAGATCGAAGCCGCATACGCGGTCGGGATGACGACCTGGCAGGCGCTTCGGCGGATCGTGTTCCCGCAGGCGTTCGCGTCCGCGCTGCCCAATCTGTCCAACTCTTTGATCGGGATGCTGCACGGCTCTACGCTCGCCTTCACCGCGTCGGTCGTCGAGATCAACGCCAAGGCGCAGATCGTCGCGTCGACCAATTGGAAGTTTTTCGAATCGTATATCGCGGCTGCGTTGATCTTCTGGGGGCTTACGATCGTCATCGAACGGTTGACGGCGCTGCTCGAGAAGCGGGTCGCCCGTTATGACAGAGGAGGGGTCGCATGATTGCCTTGAAGGAAATCCGCAAGTCGTTCGGCCGTCACGAGGTGCTGAAGGGCATCGATCTCGAAGTCGAAAAGGGCGAGGTCGTCGCTATTCTAGGGCCGAGCGGCTCCGGCAAGACGACGCTGCTGCGCTGCATCAACTACCTGGAACGTCCGGGCGGCGGTCGCATTCAGATCGGCGACGTCGCCGTCGATTGCGGCCACCCGTCCAAAAAAGACATTCACCGTCTTCGGGGCCGATCGGCCATGGTGTTCCAGCAATATCATCTGTTCCGTCACAAGACGGCGCTGCAGAACGTTATGGAAGGGCTCGTCGTCGTGCAGAACGTGCCGAAGGAGGAGGCGAGGAAGCGCAGCGTGGAGCTGCTCGAAAAGGTCGGCCTCGGCGCCAAGCTCGACGCCTATCCGAGCCAGCTGTCCGGCGGCCAGCAGCAGCGCGTAGGCATCGCCAGGGCGCTCGCGCTTAACCCCGACGTCATCCTGTTCGACGAGCCGACGTCCGCGCTCGATCCCGAGCTCGTCGGCGAGGTGCTCGCCGTCATCCGCAAGATCGCCCGGGAGGGCATTACGATGATCATCGTCACGCACGAGATGGCGTTCGCGCAGGAGGTGGCGAGCCGCATCGTGTTCATGGACGACGGAGCCGTCATCGAGGAGGGCGCGGCATCCGAATTTTTCCGGTCCCCGCGGGAAGAGCGCACGAGACAATTTCTGCGCCGCATGACGCCGGAGGGCGTTTATAACATTTAATTCGAACGGAGCTGGGATCTATGGCCTTATCCCTTGGCATCTTGGACCAAAGCATTGTTTTCACCGGCCGTACGCCGTCGGAAGCGCTGCAGGGCACGATCCGGCTGGCGCAGCTGGCCGAAGAGCTCGGCTACGACCGGTTCTGGGTCGCCGAGCATCACGATTCGCCCACGGTGGCCGGCTCGTCGCCGGAAGTGCTGATCTCTCATTTGCTCGCCCGCACCTCGAGCATCCGCATCGGTTCCGGCGGTGTCATGCTGCAGCATTACAGCCCGTACAAGGTCGCCGAGAACTTCAACGTGCTCGCGACGCTCGCCCCGGGCCGCGTGGAGCTGGGCATCGGCCGCGCGCCGGGCGGACTCCCGCGGTCGACCCGCGCGCTGCAAGGCGAAGCAGGCCAATCAGCGGATCTGGAGAGCAAGCTCGGCGAGCTGGAGCAGTATCTGATCGGTCCTGCGGGCGAAGCGCATCCGCTCGCCGGCGTCCAGGCGAACCCGCTGCCCGAATCGCCGGCGGCGATCCATCTGCTCGGCACGAGCGTGTCGAGCGCCGAGCTGGCGGCAAGGCGCGGCTATCCGTACGCGTTCGCGCTGTTCATCAACAACGACCCGGCTGCGGCGGCGCGCGCCTTCGAAACGTACCGCGCGAACTTCGACTACAGTACGGGCCGACAGCCCAGGGCCATTCTCGCCTTGTCGGTCATCGCTTCCGACACGGAAGCCGAAGCGGCTGAGCTGGCCGGCGAATTTAAGAACGTGCGCGTCACGCTGGCGAGCGGCAAGACCGTCAACGTCGGCACCCTCGAGCAGGCCGAGGAGTTCGCCCGGCAGGCCGGCGAGACGTTCACCGCGGAGGTGCGCGACGCGGATATCACCCGCGGCACCAAGGAGCAGGTGCGCGAGCGACTGATCGAGCTAGCGGAAACCTATGGCGTTAACGAGCTGCTGTTTACGACTATTTTGGCGGATTTCGAGAAGCGCGAGCGTTCGATCCGGTTGATCAAGGAAGCGTTCGAGGAGCTGCCGGTCGGCGTCGACTGACTTGCTGACCGGCAGACGAAAAGCGAAGGACGGTTGCAGGTTATCGAATGACCGCACGACCGAAGGAGGGACATGAGATGAGTCTGAAGGCAGATGAGCCGCTCGAACGGCAATTGATCGATATCCGGCGCCGGCTGCACGCCAATCCGGAGCTGTCGGGCGAAGAATACGAGACGACCGCGGCCATTCGCGAATGGCTCGGGCAGGAAGGCGTCCGGATCGCGGATTATCCGCTCAAGACCGGTCTCGTCGCCGAGATCGGCGGCTTGCGGGGAGGACCGATCGTTGCGCTGCGCGCGGACATCGACGCGCTGCCGATCCAGGAGGAGACGGGACTCCCGTTCGCCTCGCAGCGGGCGGGCGCCATGCATGCATGCGGTCACGATTTCCATACGGCGGCGCTCGTCGGCGCGGCCGTGCTGCTGAAGCGCCGCGAAGCGGAGCTGCCGGGAACGGTGAGGCTGTTGTTCCAGCCGGCGGAGGAAAAGGCGAAGGGGGCCGCGCAGGTGATCGAGAGCGGCGCGCTGGAGGGCGTTGCCGCGGTGTTCGGCCTGCACAACAAGCCGGATCTGCCCGTCGGAACGATCGGCATCCGCTCAGGTCCGATCATGGCGGCCGCGGACGGCTTCGCGGTCGAGGTCGACGGAAAAGGCACGCACGCGGCGGTGCCGGAAGCGGGGCTCGACCCGCTCGTCACGGCCGCGCATATGCTAACGGCGCTGCAGAGCATCGTCAGCCGCAACGTCAGCTCGCTCGACAGCGCGGTCGTCAGTGTCACCCGGCTCAGCGCGGGCACGTCCTGGAACGTCATTCCGGAAAAAGCGATCTTCGACGGGACGATCCGCACCTTCGACGAAGGCGTCCGCGCCGAGGTGCGCAGACGCTTCGAGCAGGTGGTGGACGGCGTTGCAGCTGCTTTCGGCACGACGGCGCGCACGCGCTGGACCGGCGGGCCGCCGCCGGTCGTCAACGACGCGCGGTGGGCGCAGTCGGCGGCAAAGGCGGCCGAACGGGCAGGTCTAACGGTCGTCGAGCCGAAGCCTTCTCCGGCTGGAGAGGACTTCGCGCTGTATTTGAAGGAAGCGCCTGGCGCCTTCGTCTTTCTGGGCACGAACGGCCCGCGCGAGTGGCATCATCCCGCCTTCGACGTCGACGAATCCGCGCTCCCGCTTGCAGCCGCCTATCTGGCATCCGTGGCCGTCGAATCGCTGGCCGAATTGTCGGCCGAGATGACGGCCGGCAGCCGGCCGGATAGTGCACGTGCTGAAGCAGGTACGCGAGCATGAGCGGCGCGAACGTATATGACGTTATTGTCGTCGGCGCCGGATCGATGGGGATGAGCGCAGGCTATCACTTGGCCGCGCGCGGGCTGAAAACGCTCCTGATCGACGCGTTCGACCCGCCCCACACGGGCGGAAGCCATCATGGAGAGCCCCGACTGATCCGCCACGTCTATCACGGCGGCGCGCATTATGTCAGGCTCGCGCTTCGGTCCGACGCGCTGTGGCGTGAACTGGAGGATCGGACGGGCGAAAAGCTGCTCGAGCGGTCCGGCGTGCTGAACGTGAGCGATCCGAACGCCTATGCTTATGACGGCCGGTTCGCCGATGCCGATCGCGAGGGCATTCGTTACGAGTCGCTGGACGCTGCCGATATCGAGCGGCGCTGGCCGGGCTGGACCGTGCCCGCGCACTACCGCGGCCTGTATGAGCCGGACGCGGGTTATCTGTTCAGCGAGCGCTGCGTCGCCGCATATCGGCGAGAAGCGCTGGCGGCCGGCGCGGAGCTGCTGACGGATACGGCCGTCCTTGGCATTGAGACAAGGCGCGGCGGCGGTCTTGCGGTGAAAACGAGTCGCGGAGAATTCGCGGCAGGCAAGGTGATCGTCAGCGTCGGCGCCTGGTTTAACACGCTTGCGCCGAGCGTGAAGCTGCCGATCCGTGCGGTCCGCAAGGTCGTCGGCTGGTTCGAGGCCGACGAGCGGCTTTACCGTGCAGGCCATCTGCCGGGTTTCACGTTCGGCGGTCCCGAAGGCGGCTACTACGGCTTCCCGAGCATCGGCGGCGCAGGCGTCAAGATCGGGCGTCACGACGGCGGCCGTCCCTGGCAGCCGGGTGAACGCTTCGAGCCATTCGGCTTTTATCCGGAGGACGAAACCGATCTGCGGGCGGCGCTCCGCGCGTTTCTCCCCGGGGCCGAAGGCCGCCTGCTCCACGGCGCGGCTTGCAAATATGAGCTGTCCCCGGACGAACAATTTATAATTGACGCACATCCCGAGCTTCCCGGCGTGCTGCTCGCCGGCGGCTTCTCGGGCCACGGCTTCAAGTTCGCCAGCGCGATCGGCGAGGCTTTGGCCGAGTGGACCCAATCGGATATTCCCCCGCCAGACCTTCTGCCGTTCACGCTCTCCCGTTTCCCGTCGGCTGCCGCAGCTTCAACCCCATAAGGAGGTCGTTTTCGCATGAGCAATCACAACGCCGATATCGACGCGTTTTCTAATACTTACGATTGGCTGACGGACGCCGTCCGCGGACTGGACGTATCCGCGCTGACCTGGAAGCCGGGTCCCGGCAAATGGAGCGCCGCCGAGGTAATCGTACACCTAACCGATCATCTGATCGTCGTGTCCTTCCGCATTCGAGAAATCTTGTCCGGCTCGCAGGTGCGTCTGCCCGCGTTCAGTCAAGACGCCTGGGTCGAAGGCCAATACGGCAACGAGGCGGAGACGGCAGACGTGCTCGAAGGCTTCCGTTCGCTCGTCGCCTACAACGCGCGCCTGCTGCATCGGCTGTCCCCTGCCGATTGGGAGAAGGTGGCGATCAACGCCAAGGGCGACCGGGTGACGCTTGCCGACGTTGTGCGCGGCTTCGCCGCCCATGCCAAGCACCATCTCGGCCAGCTCGACAGGATCAAGGCGGCAGAGGCCGCGGCGCTAGGTCGCGAGCCGTCGGCAGCGGCGCGGGAGGGGGCTTAACGGTTATGGCGCAGGCGCACATTCACGTCCGCGACGCTGAAGAACGCGACCGCGAAGCGATCAGGGAGGTGCTGCTCGCGGCTTACGGTCAATACGAGGCAACCATGCCGGCGGAACGCTGGGTCGAATACAAAAACAATATCGCCGCTTCCGTCGACGCGCCGGGACCGTTCGCCCGCCTGGTCGCCGAGCGGGAAGGCAAGCTCGTCGGCAGCGCTGTGCTATTCGACTCTTCAATCGTCGCTTACGGCCGCGACATCGGCATCGAGTCTCCGATTGTCCGCCTGATCGCCGTGAGCCCCGAAGCCCGCGGACAAGGCGTCGCTACCGCGCTGCTTCGCGAGTCCGCGCTTCGCGCGAAGGCGCACGGCGGCGAAACGCTCCACCTCCACACGTCCGACATCATGGCCTCCGCCGTCCGCCTGTACGAACGCCTCGGCTTCGAGCGCGCCTACGACAAAGACATTTATAACGGCGACATTCTCGTCAAGAGCTATCGGCTCCATCTGAACGACGCCGCGCTGCTGAAGATTTAATTTTAACCCACATCTTCTTCAATCCCCCATATTTAAGGAGGCAATACGATGAGCGCACGCAAAAAGCTGAAGTTCGGCGCACTTATCCACGGCGTAGGCGGCAACATCTCGGCATGGAGACATCCGGAGATCCCGTCCGACGCGAGCGTCAGCCTTCCATTCTATGTGCAGGCCGCGCAAAAAGCGGAGGAAGGCTTGTTCGATCTCGTCTTCATCGCGGACGGTCTTTACATTAACGAAAAGTCCATCCCGCATTTCCTCAACCGCTTCGAGCCGATCACTATCTTGTCCGCGCTAGCGGCCGTCACTAAGAAGATCGGGCTCGTTGGAACGCTATCCTCCTCTTATAGCGAGCCATTCACGGTGGCGCGCCAGTTCGGCTCGCTCGACCAGATCAGCGGCGGACGCGCCGGATGGAACGTTGTAACCTCGCCGCTCGAAGGCTCCGCGCGCAATTACGGGCGGACGGAACACCCGACCCATGACGAGCGCTACGAGATCGCGGAAGAGTACCTGGCGGTGACGAAAGGCCTCTGGGATTCGTGGGAAGACGACGCATTCGTACGCGACAAGGAATCCGGCGTATTTTTCGATCCTTCCAAGCTGCACAAGCTGAATCATAAGGGCAAGCATTTCTCCGTCGAAGGTCCGCTGAACGTCGCCCGTTCCAAGCAAGGTCAGCCGGTCATTTTCCAGGCAGGCTCTTCGGAGAGCGGCAAAAACCTGGCGGCCAAAGAAGCGGACGCCGTCTTCACCGGCCAGGAAAATCTGCAAGAGGCGAAGGCGTTCTACAAGGATGTCAAGGACCGGGCGGTCGCCTTCGGCCGTTCGCGCGACGACATCGCTATTCTGCCGGGCATCGGGCCGATCATCGGCCGCACGCAGGAAGAGGCGGAGCGCAAGTACGAGGAAATCGCGAGTCTCGTATCGATCGA from the Cohnella hashimotonis genome contains:
- a CDS encoding DinB family protein; this translates as MSNHNADIDAFSNTYDWLTDAVRGLDVSALTWKPGPGKWSAAEVIVHLTDHLIVVSFRIREILSGSQVRLPAFSQDAWVEGQYGNEAETADVLEGFRSLVAYNARLLHRLSPADWEKVAINAKGDRVTLADVVRGFAAHAKHHLGQLDRIKAAEAAALGREPSAAAREGA
- a CDS encoding transporter substrate-binding domain-containing protein, which translates into the protein MRNRLWTGAASLVLTATVAVTAGCGNKNDNGAAAATNGASATTKAPASASSSASEAPDGKVKKIVVGTGTQFPKVAFLDDKGKLTGFDVELVKKIDERLPGYEFDLQTMDFSNLLLSLETKKIDFVAHEMEKNPEREQKYLFNKEAYAHWRNKIIVAKDNDSIKSLDDLVGKKVLTGATSAEAQILENYNKDHDKKINIVYQNGAANDTVSQVATGRVDAIIGADFTLSLIDPESKLKTVGDDLSEADILFVFRKNEPESQQLADDIDTAIKELKADGTLGSLSKEWLGQDFTANLSK
- a CDS encoding amino acid ABC transporter permease → MKLDPAFIWEAFIKLLAAIPTTLEITAVSVGCGFIIGIVTALARIYRIPVLREISSAYVTFVRGTPMLTHLLMVMFGLPIAIDALSGALGLSFSSVQIPMIGFAYVAFSLTAGAYMSEVVRSGLLAVNRGQIEAAYAVGMTTWQALRRIVFPQAFASALPNLSNSLIGMLHGSTLAFTASVVEINAKAQIVASTNWKFFESYIAAALIFWGLTIVIERLTALLEKRVARYDRGGVA
- a CDS encoding amidohydrolase; translation: MSLKADEPLERQLIDIRRRLHANPELSGEEYETTAAIREWLGQEGVRIADYPLKTGLVAEIGGLRGGPIVALRADIDALPIQEETGLPFASQRAGAMHACGHDFHTAALVGAAVLLKRREAELPGTVRLLFQPAEEKAKGAAQVIESGALEGVAAVFGLHNKPDLPVGTIGIRSGPIMAAADGFAVEVDGKGTHAAVPEAGLDPLVTAAHMLTALQSIVSRNVSSLDSAVVSVTRLSAGTSWNVIPEKAIFDGTIRTFDEGVRAEVRRRFEQVVDGVAAAFGTTARTRWTGGPPPVVNDARWAQSAAKAAERAGLTVVEPKPSPAGEDFALYLKEAPGAFVFLGTNGPREWHHPAFDVDESALPLAAAYLASVAVESLAELSAEMTAGSRPDSARAEAGTRA
- a CDS encoding GNAT family N-acetyltransferase — protein: MAQAHIHVRDAEERDREAIREVLLAAYGQYEATMPAERWVEYKNNIAASVDAPGPFARLVAEREGKLVGSAVLFDSSIVAYGRDIGIESPIVRLIAVSPEARGQGVATALLRESALRAKAHGGETLHLHTSDIMASAVRLYERLGFERAYDKDIYNGDILVKSYRLHLNDAALLKI
- a CDS encoding amino acid ABC transporter permease, which translates into the protein MGTSVDVSYVFEYFVRLLPSVGITLKIVVLSLLIGSAVGMLVALPRLYRIPVLQRLSQVYVSFFRGTPLLIQLFLIYYGLPELLKLVQVDVSRTPVLVFVVTAYALHSGAFISEAIRAAVGAVDRGQVEAGYAIGMTGFQAFRRVVLPQAIAVAMPVLGNLIIANLKDTSLAFSLGIMELTGKAQTLPTMSQRFFESYLALALLYFILSFILEKLLFRLERRLLRHETADGSSRSRVRDRRVKGKDAGGRLNLTEEGALR
- a CDS encoding LLM class flavin-dependent oxidoreductase yields the protein MALSLGILDQSIVFTGRTPSEALQGTIRLAQLAEELGYDRFWVAEHHDSPTVAGSSPEVLISHLLARTSSIRIGSGGVMLQHYSPYKVAENFNVLATLAPGRVELGIGRAPGGLPRSTRALQGEAGQSADLESKLGELEQYLIGPAGEAHPLAGVQANPLPESPAAIHLLGTSVSSAELAARRGYPYAFALFINNDPAAAARAFETYRANFDYSTGRQPRAILALSVIASDTEAEAAELAGEFKNVRVTLASGKTVNVGTLEQAEEFARQAGETFTAEVRDADITRGTKEQVRERLIELAETYGVNELLFTTILADFEKRERSIRLIKEAFEELPVGVD
- a CDS encoding amino acid ABC transporter ATP-binding protein, producing the protein MIALKEIRKSFGRHEVLKGIDLEVEKGEVVAILGPSGSGKTTLLRCINYLERPGGGRIQIGDVAVDCGHPSKKDIHRLRGRSAMVFQQYHLFRHKTALQNVMEGLVVVQNVPKEEARKRSVELLEKVGLGAKLDAYPSQLSGGQQQRVGIARALALNPDVILFDEPTSALDPELVGEVLAVIRKIAREGITMIIVTHEMAFAQEVASRIVFMDDGAVIEEGAASEFFRSPREERTRQFLRRMTPEGVYNI
- the solA gene encoding N-methyl-L-tryptophan oxidase; this translates as MSGANVYDVIVVGAGSMGMSAGYHLAARGLKTLLIDAFDPPHTGGSHHGEPRLIRHVYHGGAHYVRLALRSDALWRELEDRTGEKLLERSGVLNVSDPNAYAYDGRFADADREGIRYESLDAADIERRWPGWTVPAHYRGLYEPDAGYLFSERCVAAYRREALAAGAELLTDTAVLGIETRRGGGLAVKTSRGEFAAGKVIVSVGAWFNTLAPSVKLPIRAVRKVVGWFEADERLYRAGHLPGFTFGGPEGGYYGFPSIGGAGVKIGRHDGGRPWQPGERFEPFGFYPEDETDLRAALRAFLPGAEGRLLHGAACKYELSPDEQFIIDAHPELPGVLLAGGFSGHGFKFASAIGEALAEWTQSDIPPPDLLPFTLSRFPSAAAASTP
- a CDS encoding LLM class flavin-dependent oxidoreductase yields the protein MSARKKLKFGALIHGVGGNISAWRHPEIPSDASVSLPFYVQAAQKAEEGLFDLVFIADGLYINEKSIPHFLNRFEPITILSALAAVTKKIGLVGTLSSSYSEPFTVARQFGSLDQISGGRAGWNVVTSPLEGSARNYGRTEHPTHDERYEIAEEYLAVTKGLWDSWEDDAFVRDKESGVFFDPSKLHKLNHKGKHFSVEGPLNVARSKQGQPVIFQAGSSESGKNLAAKEADAVFTGQENLQEAKAFYKDVKDRAVAFGRSRDDIAILPGIGPIIGRTQEEAERKYEEIASLVSIEKALDYLGRFFEHHDFSQYPLDEPFPDIGDLGSNSFRSGTDKIKKDAREQGLTLRQVALRAATPRGQFIGTPEQIADQLEQWHKEEAADGFIIHSTLPSGLNDFVELVVPLLQERGIYRTEYEADTLRGNLGVPIPANRYTLAKASVEV